One region of uncultured Methanolobus sp. genomic DNA includes:
- a CDS encoding NADH-quinone oxidoreductase subunit M has protein sequence MNLSTHIPIILIATPILVAALMILLRKQPGIQKAISVAVSFAMLILSVILLSQVWSGGIQAYEVGEWGKYGIILVADLLSSGMVVLTSFVSFLALIYSLDYIEKKSLSASYYPLFSLLVAGLNGSFLTGDIFNLFVFFEILLLSSCGLVIANEEGGVTKSSDKMEATFKYLVLNMISSIVMLIAVSSLYATTGTLNMADISVKLSAMSAAGTLPWHVFAIALMFVVVFGNKAAIFPLHYWLPDVHPTAPSPISAMLSGVLIKVGAYGMLRVFFLIFIDTLDIFKPVIMYLALATIVVGAISAVSQTDVKRLLAYSSVSQIGYVFLGISFGSIYGITAALVYLANHAIAKSMLFLTSGGIIHHAGTRDMRKMGGMVDSAPLMSLMFLVGAMSIAGMPPLGGFFAKLSLFDAGIGEQYYFAIGIALFFAIFTLFYMFRAMLLMFWGEKRDVEKYGEYSHHGTSVLMAFPIVVLALTVVAFGVYAEPLIALANATAHQILDPQPYIDAVMTRVVR, from the coding sequence ATGAACCTGTCAACTCACATTCCTATCATATTGATAGCCACTCCAATACTTGTGGCTGCACTTATGATACTTCTCAGGAAACAGCCTGGCATACAGAAAGCAATAAGCGTTGCAGTTTCATTTGCAATGCTGATCCTGAGTGTTATTCTGCTTTCACAGGTATGGTCAGGTGGGATTCAGGCTTATGAAGTAGGAGAATGGGGAAAATACGGAATTATACTGGTAGCTGACCTGCTGAGTTCAGGAATGGTTGTGCTCACATCATTCGTATCATTCCTTGCGCTGATATATTCACTTGATTACATTGAGAAAAAGTCACTGAGTGCGTCCTACTATCCGCTTTTCAGTCTGCTTGTGGCAGGACTGAACGGATCATTCCTCACAGGTGATATCTTCAACCTTTTCGTATTCTTTGAGATACTTCTGCTTTCATCATGTGGACTTGTTATTGCAAATGAGGAGGGTGGTGTGACTAAGAGTTCCGATAAGATGGAAGCTACTTTCAAGTACCTCGTGCTCAACATGATAAGTTCCATTGTGATGCTCATTGCAGTATCTTCACTTTACGCAACAACAGGAACTCTGAACATGGCTGATATCTCAGTCAAGCTCAGTGCAATGAGTGCAGCAGGAACACTTCCATGGCATGTTTTTGCCATTGCTTTGATGTTCGTTGTGGTCTTTGGTAACAAGGCTGCAATTTTCCCGCTCCACTACTGGCTTCCGGATGTGCACCCCACAGCACCCTCACCCATAAGCGCAATGCTTAGTGGTGTGCTTATCAAAGTAGGAGCATACGGAATGCTCAGGGTGTTCTTCCTTATATTCATTGATACACTTGATATTTTCAAGCCAGTTATTATGTATCTTGCACTGGCAACCATTGTTGTAGGAGCAATTTCAGCAGTGTCACAGACAGATGTAAAACGTCTGCTTGCATATTCCAGTGTAAGTCAGATAGGTTATGTTTTCCTTGGTATCAGCTTTGGAAGCATCTATGGAATAACAGCAGCACTTGTTTATCTTGCAAACCACGCAATAGCAAAGTCAATGCTTTTCCTTACCTCAGGTGGAATCATTCACCATGCAGGAACCAGAGACATGAGAAAAATGGGCGGCATGGTTGATAGTGCACCACTGATGTCACTTATGTTCCTTGTAGGAGCAATGTCAATTGCAGGAATGCCACCACTTGGAGGTTTCTTTGCCAAGCTCAGTCTTTTCGATGCAGGAATTGGTGAACAATATTATTTTGCAATAGGAATCGCACTCTTCTTTGCAATATTCACTCTTTTCTACATGTTCAGGGCAATGTTGCTCATGTTCTGGGGAGAGAAAAGGGATGTTGAAAAGTATGGGGAATATTCTCATCACGGAACGTCAGTTCTGATGGCATTTCCAATAGTTGTGCTAGCACTGACTGTTGTAGCATTCGGAGTATATGCAGAACCGCTGATAGCACTTGCAAACGCAACAGCCCATCAGATACTTGATCCGCAACCGTATATTGATGCTGTAATGACGAGGGTGGTAAGATGA
- the mnhG gene encoding monovalent cation/H(+) antiporter subunit G, which produces MALEMLSDAVLIIGLFFVFLAMLGLARLPDVYNRLHTTTKIGTLGAFGVMLSILLKVGFSPMGVKALTVALFILVTSPVAAHMISRAAHRHGVGLCKESVIDEYGKACDAACPPPEDD; this is translated from the coding sequence ATGGCTCTGGAAATGTTGAGCGATGCAGTCCTTATAATAGGACTTTTCTTCGTATTCCTTGCAATGCTCGGACTTGCACGTCTTCCTGATGTGTATAACAGGCTGCACACTACTACAAAGATTGGTACACTGGGTGCTTTTGGCGTAATGCTAAGTATATTGCTTAAAGTAGGCTTTTCACCAATGGGTGTTAAGGCATTAACAGTAGCACTCTTCATTCTGGTTACGTCTCCGGTTGCAGCCCATATGATCAGCCGTGCAGCTCACAGGCACGGTGTTGGCCTGTGCAAGGAATCAGTTATCGATGAGTATGGAAAAGCCTGCGATGCAGCCTGTCCACCACCAGAAGATGACTAA
- a CDS encoding Na+/H+ antiporter subunit E, translated as MKRYFAYSTILALVWCFVHGTVSVNNFILGLIISPFIIRPFKVLYPFDLEFSFSKAIKKIPAQIKFLYVLIVEIIKANVMVAKIVLQPKIDIKPGIIAVPIDSKTDIGITAIANTITLTPGTLTIDVSEDKSILYVHAIDATDPEGVAQSIKEDLEKYTMEAFE; from the coding sequence ATGAAGAGATATTTTGCCTACTCAACTATACTTGCTCTTGTATGGTGTTTTGTCCACGGTACTGTAAGTGTTAACAACTTCATACTGGGACTTATTATTTCGCCATTCATTATCAGGCCGTTCAAGGTCCTGTACCCATTTGACCTTGAGTTCTCTTTCAGCAAAGCAATAAAGAAGATACCTGCCCAGATAAAGTTCCTCTACGTGCTTATTGTGGAGATCATAAAGGCAAATGTCATGGTCGCAAAGATAGTACTGCAGCCAAAGATAGATATTAAACCGGGTATCATTGCAGTACCAATTGATTCCAAAACTGACATTGGTATAACTGCCATTGCAAATACCATTACTCTTACACCCGGTACACTGACAATTGATGTATCTGAGGATAAGTCCATCCTGTATGTGCATGCTATAGATGCAACTGATCCGGAGGGAGTAGCCCAGTCCATAAAAGAGGATCTGGAAAAATATACAATGGAGGCATTCGAATGA
- a CDS encoding cation:proton antiporter: MNLLEYSLIFMVISFIPCLYRVIKGPTIPDRVVALDAMTTIIVVMLGIYSYVKESVFFMDVALVLAVISFVGTLTIAKYLDEGVVF, encoded by the coding sequence ATGAACCTGCTTGAATATTCACTAATCTTCATGGTAATATCCTTTATTCCCTGTCTTTACAGGGTTATCAAAGGACCAACAATTCCTGACAGGGTGGTAGCCCTGGATGCAATGACAACGATCATTGTTGTCATGCTTGGTATCTACTCATATGTAAAAGAGTCTGTTTTCTTCATGGATGTGGCACTTGTGCTTGCTGTAATCTCATTTGTAGGAACGCTTACGATTGCAAAATATCTTGATGAAGGAGTGGTATTTTGA
- a CDS encoding cohesin domain-containing protein, with translation MTNEKRKGLVVSATSLLIFFACFMVGIGLAAASPSLSVDPSLTDNLSQSDTFAVEVIVDSEGASLDAVEFNLVYDTSALSMTGSSYSGLMGTQNSDVFVIENMTDDGNIFFSVADATPAAQAGNILTVNFKVKAGAADALYDLDLSGVSLVSGTSTLTGVSVNDGEAKVGDGDIVVEEDPFVQVVADSGSFSEGESFQATVVIDSKSNSVSAVEFDLAYDNSIFSLTGASYSGLMGAQDSDAFVIEDMTDDGSIYFSVADSTPAMQSGVLVTLDFEVNAGAADGSYLLDIQDATMVDGSTTIPGVDEIDDTVEVTNVPNTVPIANITSHTSGETVSQVEIISVVDDSGDDDVVSATFEIFADLDGDCNADDVGEDWSVLGEDTDGTDGWSVVFDTTTVPDGSYLIKATIDDGQDTSFEIICVTVYNPEGILLKPGWNFISVPEALETPDVNDVLTDFDSTVIDAVFYDDLSSGVNTMVIPTEFEPLKGYWIHNALEEDVVIVETYLQKSTTVPATPATVRLYPGWNAIGHTALEAQSADIALVAIGDSCIKIKGPWVPSANDYAFVGLNIVDGSELTGNFVTTADFQLDAYEGFYVLVQEECLLG, from the coding sequence ATGACAAATGAAAAGAGGAAGGGTTTGGTAGTTTCCGCTACTTCCCTTTTGATATTTTTCGCGTGTTTCATGGTAGGTATAGGTCTTGCAGCAGCATCTCCATCATTGTCTGTAGATCCATCTCTTACTGATAATTTGTCTCAATCAGACACATTTGCAGTAGAGGTTATTGTGGACTCTGAAGGTGCTTCGCTTGATGCAGTGGAATTTAATCTGGTTTATGACACAAGTGCTCTTAGTATGACTGGTTCAAGTTACTCTGGTCTTATGGGCACCCAGAACTCAGATGTCTTCGTTATTGAGAACATGACAGATGATGGTAACATCTTTTTCTCAGTAGCAGACGCAACTCCAGCAGCACAAGCAGGTAATATCCTTACCGTTAATTTCAAGGTAAAGGCAGGCGCAGCTGATGCATTATATGATCTGGACCTTTCTGGTGTTTCACTTGTAAGTGGCACTTCCACTCTAACTGGAGTATCTGTCAATGACGGTGAGGCGAAAGTTGGTGACGGCGATATTGTTGTTGAGGAAGACCCATTCGTTCAGGTAGTAGCTGATTCAGGTTCTTTCAGTGAAGGCGAATCTTTCCAGGCAACAGTAGTGATTGATTCAAAGTCTAACAGTGTTTCAGCAGTAGAATTCGATCTTGCCTATGACAACAGTATCTTCAGTCTTACAGGAGCAAGTTATTCTGGTCTTATGGGTGCTCAGGATTCAGATGCCTTCGTCATAGAGGACATGACCGATGATGGAAGTATTTACTTCTCAGTAGCAGACTCAACTCCTGCAATGCAGTCAGGTGTCTTAGTGACCTTGGACTTTGAAGTGAATGCCGGTGCAGCAGATGGTTCTTATCTTTTGGATATCCAGGATGCTACAATGGTAGATGGCTCAACAACTATACCTGGTGTAGATGAGATTGATGATACCGTTGAAGTCACAAATGTACCAAACACTGTTCCAATAGCTAACATCACATCGCACACATCCGGTGAAACGGTCTCACAGGTGGAGATCATTTCAGTTGTAGATGACTCAGGTGATGATGATGTTGTAAGTGCTACATTTGAGATCTTTGCAGATCTTGATGGTGATTGCAACGCCGATGATGTTGGTGAGGATTGGAGTGTACTGGGAGAAGATACAGATGGAACAGATGGATGGAGTGTCGTGTTCGATACAACTACCGTTCCTGACGGATCATATCTCATAAAGGCTACCATCGATGATGGTCAGGACACATCATTTGAGATTATATGTGTCACTGTCTACAACCCAGAAGGAATTTTGTTGAAGCCTGGCTGGAATTTCATATCGGTTCCTGAAGCACTTGAGACCCCGGATGTGAATGATGTACTCACTGACTTTGACAGTACAGTGATTGACGCAGTGTTCTATGATGACCTTTCAAGTGGAGTAAACACAATGGTTATTCCAACTGAGTTTGAACCACTTAAGGGATACTGGATACACAACGCTCTGGAGGAAGATGTTGTAATCGTTGAGACATATCTCCAGAAGTCAACAACTGTTCCAGCAACACCAGCAACAGTCCGGCTCTACCCTGGATGGAATGCTATTGGGCACACAGCTCTTGAAGCACAGTCTGCAGACATTGCTCTTGTAGCAATCGGTGACAGCTGTATCAAGATCAAGGGTCCATGGGTACCTTCTGCAAATGACTATGCATTCGTAGGTTTGAACATTGTGGACGGATCAGAACTGACCGGTAACTTTGTGACAACAGCTGACTTCCAGCTGGATGCATATGAAGGATTCTATGTCCTGGTTCAGGAGGAATGCCTGCTCGGTTAA
- a CDS encoding NADH-quinone oxidoreductase subunit K, translating into MNNTLLSLTIAILFGIGTFLILRRDIVRVIIGLGVLSHAVNLLIVSAGVFSGTKVPIITDDGGHGAAEATGSIFTDSLSQGILAPIIEAGHQVDYVDPLVQALVLTAIVISLATTAFILILAYRIYEEYGTTDIRELRRLWG; encoded by the coding sequence ATGAACAATACATTGCTTTCTCTCACAATAGCAATTCTGTTCGGTATCGGTACTTTCCTTATACTTCGCCGTGATATTGTCAGGGTTATTATCGGACTTGGTGTCCTTTCACATGCAGTGAACCTTCTGATAGTTTCAGCAGGAGTTTTCTCCGGAACAAAAGTGCCAATAATTACAGATGATGGTGGACACGGAGCTGCAGAGGCAACAGGAAGCATCTTCACAGATTCTCTTTCTCAGGGAATACTTGCACCTATTATAGAAGCAGGTCATCAGGTCGATTATGTTGATCCTCTTGTACAGGCTCTTGTACTGACAGCCATTGTAATAAGCCTGGCTACAACAGCATTCATATTGATCCTTGCATACCGCATTTACGAGGAATATGGAACAACTGACATAAGGGAACTCAGGAGGCTCTGGGGATGA
- a CDS encoding dockerin type I domain-containing protein produces the protein MEFKSQQKLLAIAIVILTSIAMVQTAFAADVNTLRLYGEDGMSTPNFPYETPEGPFDPLSDEAPYKDFMTFNPALFEDGIVVNHANAYEKVFARQYFVPNYEEPTGRVWLEDRSKFAATSNDIVTEYTYMMVNKVDYQPIEGTAMDPQTDSYWTKFWFPIADNDDDQIGLDGMDADGDGSDDMVHLEMVGDFDTLDQNADGYKDVKIATDSFQLQVGDELQFLDHMVVVKDVAVSGLNSNPLLTLTVDVYYTGNDEPQLIQQNYQASIVPGDYLVASRHTVADSMEPDFDYSWFLRADAVSMNYAYVTVGRRLYQGESFFVDGAEYDVAAIFGSVDDGSWAYDNTVKYITIRNPVPEDYDVDLGELSVIKESVSANEMIPLLPPFNREHIMIDDIDLPVEYTGLIDHTTTCYYGDNTNVPARKLMADALEIYFVDESMEERFDTNLLEILDEGKTEQWQWLDILTKPYQYKEFVYPALPDVDDSYADFILTSSFEAPYTKFCYEQYGCLSMDGLDKRLMFEYDQETGIEDIYVNEIDANTNGLRLYGGSADVNDLMDATFPYSADNPEGPFDPLNDEAPEMDFVTMSPAVYTHDSTVEGVLVNNDDSTEKVFIRQWFDPDYTEPAGEVWLKDRNKFETTTDDIVTEYTYMLTDLNYYPVEGTALDSNDGKHTYFWFPIADNDDAQIGLDGMDINGDEEDDMTYLRAVTDYNDDGRTDIVISSDRFQLQAGVQNEDGINSEIQFLDHKVAVKDIAISGLNSNPLITLTMDIYYTGNDEDQLIEQNYQASIVPGGAVSVGRHVAIVNQPDVFEYPWFITADSASEDYVYVTVGRVLYTGESFFVDGAEYDVAMIYGSTFEGDDCYNSTYVNTFKYITIRNPVPEEAEADLGTLSVIKEPVQPMETIPLLPPFNGEYCMIDDIDLDPYDKTDVTCYYDDNTNIASRVSDLQPALDIYYTGAPETEERFHSNLFELLCECTVLDTSVEQRIYADEYWKWLHIRTLPDEYKEFVYPDVWNWDGTGDYLVTSSFTAPNSDLCEYINEEYRSLGDQRLMFYHDPANGVGLYMNQAEGAVFSGDDGMKGDYNEDGHVTIIDFAQFAKAYNNAANYDDVFDFDNDGDIDIVDFAQFAQAYEFD, from the coding sequence ATGGAGTTTAAAAGCCAGCAGAAGCTCTTAGCTATTGCTATTGTCATTCTTACAAGCATAGCAATGGTACAGACTGCTTTTGCTGCAGATGTAAATACACTCAGGCTATATGGTGAAGACGGAATGTCCACTCCAAACTTCCCATACGAAACGCCTGAAGGACCGTTCGATCCACTAAGTGATGAAGCACCTTACAAGGACTTCATGACATTCAACCCGGCACTTTTCGAGGATGGAATTGTGGTTAACCACGCCAACGCCTATGAAAAAGTGTTCGCAAGACAATATTTTGTTCCAAACTACGAGGAACCAACGGGTCGCGTATGGCTTGAAGACAGAAGCAAATTTGCAGCGACATCAAATGATATCGTGACAGAATACACCTATATGATGGTTAACAAGGTTGACTATCAGCCAATAGAAGGAACTGCAATGGATCCACAGACCGATTCATACTGGACTAAGTTCTGGTTCCCTATTGCTGACAACGATGACGATCAGATAGGTCTTGATGGCATGGATGCCGATGGAGACGGTTCAGATGATATGGTACATCTTGAAATGGTTGGAGACTTTGACACACTGGACCAGAATGCAGATGGATATAAGGATGTAAAGATCGCAACAGATTCATTCCAGCTTCAGGTTGGAGATGAATTACAGTTCCTTGACCACATGGTGGTAGTCAAGGATGTGGCTGTCAGTGGTCTGAACTCAAACCCATTGCTGACTCTCACTGTTGATGTTTATTATACTGGTAATGATGAACCTCAGCTCATTCAGCAAAACTATCAGGCAAGTATAGTTCCAGGTGATTATCTGGTTGCAAGCAGGCATACAGTTGCTGACAGTATGGAACCTGACTTTGATTATTCATGGTTCCTGAGAGCAGACGCAGTGAGTATGAACTATGCTTACGTAACGGTAGGACGCAGACTCTATCAGGGTGAATCTTTCTTCGTCGATGGTGCAGAATATGATGTTGCAGCTATCTTTGGAAGTGTAGATGATGGTAGCTGGGCATATGACAACACTGTAAAGTACATCACTATCAGAAACCCGGTTCCTGAAGACTATGATGTTGACCTTGGAGAGCTTTCAGTAATCAAGGAAAGTGTAAGTGCAAATGAAATGATTCCACTGCTTCCACCTTTCAACAGAGAGCACATCATGATTGATGACATAGACCTGCCAGTAGAGTACACAGGATTAATTGATCACACAACAACATGCTACTATGGAGACAATACAAATGTCCCGGCACGCAAACTGATGGCTGATGCTCTTGAGATCTACTTCGTAGATGAATCAATGGAAGAAAGGTTTGATACAAATCTTTTGGAAATTCTCGATGAAGGAAAGACTGAGCAGTGGCAGTGGCTTGATATTCTGACAAAGCCGTACCAGTACAAGGAATTTGTGTATCCTGCTCTGCCTGATGTAGATGACAGTTATGCAGATTTCATCTTAACAAGCTCATTTGAAGCTCCTTACACAAAGTTCTGTTATGAACAGTATGGATGTCTTTCAATGGATGGACTTGATAAGAGACTCATGTTCGAGTACGACCAGGAGACCGGAATTGAAGACATTTACGTTAACGAAATTGATGCAAATACCAATGGTCTCAGACTCTATGGGGGCTCTGCAGATGTAAATGATCTCATGGACGCTACATTCCCTTACTCAGCAGACAATCCTGAAGGACCATTTGATCCGCTAAACGATGAAGCTCCTGAAATGGACTTTGTCACAATGAGCCCTGCAGTATATACTCATGATTCCACTGTCGAAGGTGTTCTTGTAAATAATGATGATTCTACTGAGAAGGTATTTATAAGACAATGGTTCGATCCGGACTATACTGAGCCTGCAGGCGAGGTATGGCTCAAAGACAGGAATAAGTTTGAAACAACAACTGATGACATCGTTACTGAGTATACTTACATGCTCACTGATCTGAATTACTACCCAGTAGAAGGTACAGCTCTTGATTCAAACGATGGAAAACACACTTACTTCTGGTTCCCGATAGCTGACAATGACGATGCACAGATCGGTCTTGACGGAATGGATATCAATGGAGATGAAGAAGATGATATGACTTATCTCAGGGCAGTAACTGACTATAATGATGATGGTCGCACTGACATAGTAATATCTTCTGACAGATTCCAGCTTCAGGCAGGGGTACAGAACGAAGATGGCATAAATTCTGAAATCCAGTTCCTTGATCACAAGGTTGCTGTAAAGGACATTGCTATTTCAGGTCTTAATTCCAACCCACTGATTACCCTGACAATGGATATCTACTACACAGGTAATGATGAGGATCAGCTCATTGAACAGAATTATCAGGCAAGTATTGTCCCTGGTGGGGCAGTTAGCGTAGGCAGACACGTTGCAATTGTCAACCAACCAGATGTTTTCGAATATCCATGGTTCATTACAGCTGATTCAGCAAGTGAGGACTATGTTTATGTGACCGTTGGACGTGTACTGTACACAGGTGAGTCGTTCTTCGTTGATGGTGCAGAATATGATGTTGCTATGATTTACGGCAGTACTTTTGAAGGTGATGATTGTTACAATTCCACATACGTTAACACTTTCAAGTATATCACCATCAGAAACCCAGTACCGGAAGAGGCTGAAGCTGATCTTGGGACCCTTTCAGTAATAAAGGAACCAGTCCAGCCAATGGAAACAATTCCGCTGCTTCCACCATTTAATGGTGAATACTGTATGATTGACGACATAGATCTGGACCCATATGACAAGACTGATGTTACATGCTACTACGATGACAATACCAACATAGCATCTCGTGTATCAGACCTACAGCCAGCACTTGATATCTACTACACAGGTGCACCTGAGACTGAAGAGAGATTCCACAGCAACCTCTTTGAGCTGCTCTGTGAATGCACAGTCCTTGACACAAGTGTTGAACAGCGCATCTATGCTGATGAATACTGGAAGTGGCTGCACATCCGCACACTGCCTGATGAGTACAAGGAATTCGTCTATCCTGATGTCTGGAATTGGGATGGTACTGGTGACTATCTGGTAACCAGTTCATTCACTGCTCCAAACTCTGATCTTTGTGAGTACATCAACGAAGAGTACCGTAGCCTGGGTGACCAGAGGCTCATGTTCTACCACGACCCTGCAAACGGTGTTGGCCTTTACATGAACCAGGCAGAAGGTGCAGTATTCTCCGGTGATGATGGTATGAAGGGTGACTACAATGAAGATGGTCATGTAACTATCATCGACTTTGCACAGTTCGCTAAGGCATACAACAATGCAGCAAATTACGATGACGTTTTCGACTTCGATAACGATGGCGATATTGACATTGTCGACTTTGCACAGTTTGCCCAGGCATATGAGTTTGATTAA
- a CDS encoding monovalent cation/H+ antiporter subunit B, which produces MTTLITKTITKICLPLVILFSISLLLAGHNNPGGGFIGGVMFASVIALTYVAFGLDYIKSFFNPDWGNWFGFGLLLAALTAFSAIAFSHNFFRSAVEFVHLPFFGEIELVSAGLFDIGVYFVVIGGLLSIFKNVGDDE; this is translated from the coding sequence ATGACAACCCTGATTACAAAAACAATAACAAAGATATGCTTGCCTTTGGTCATCCTCTTCTCAATCTCACTCTTACTTGCGGGACACAATAATCCCGGAGGAGGATTCATTGGTGGTGTCATGTTCGCTTCAGTTATCGCACTGACATACGTGGCATTCGGTCTTGATTACATAAAATCATTCTTTAACCCGGACTGGGGCAACTGGTTTGGTTTTGGCTTATTGCTGGCTGCACTTACAGCTTTCTCAGCAATTGCCTTCTCACACAACTTCTTCAGGAGTGCTGTGGAATTTGTCCACCTGCCATTCTTCGGAGAGATAGAACTGGTGTCGGCCGGTCTTTTTGATATAGGAGTTTATTTCGTGGTAATCGGAGGATTGCTTTCCATTTTCAAAAACGTAGGTGATGATGAATGA
- a CDS encoding L-threonylcarbamoyladenylate synthase: MTKETKIFYVSGKLESAPLDEAAKILAQGGTVAFPTETVYGLGADALDEKAVMQIFEAKGRPADNPLIVHVASREDCKPLVLDIPEKASLLMDRFWPGPLTIIMERTDIVPDVTTGGLDTVAIRFPENQIAIELIKRSGKTLAAPSANLSGKPSPTSSGHVIADLSGRIDAVVDGGDATIGLESTVIDVTSEIPAILRPGKISREELEECVGGVKIAYDDKVHPESETVRSPGMKYTHYSPRAGVILVEGEHSAVVKRIKELLEDLNMRDAKTGLMLTDESENDFSGIESFSIGSKNKPEQAAKYLFFGLRDLDLRNVDIIIVDGSFDSRGIGAAVFNRLRKAADMIIKVQ, translated from the coding sequence ATGACAAAAGAAACAAAGATCTTTTACGTAAGTGGAAAACTTGAATCCGCCCCACTTGATGAAGCGGCGAAAATACTGGCGCAAGGTGGAACTGTTGCTTTTCCCACTGAGACCGTATATGGGCTTGGAGCCGATGCTCTTGACGAAAAAGCTGTAATGCAGATATTTGAAGCAAAAGGCAGACCAGCTGATAATCCACTTATAGTCCATGTTGCTTCCAGGGAAGACTGCAAACCACTTGTACTTGATATTCCTGAAAAAGCATCATTGTTAATGGACAGGTTCTGGCCTGGTCCTCTTACTATAATTATGGAAAGAACAGACATAGTTCCCGATGTCACTACAGGCGGACTTGATACTGTTGCAATAAGGTTTCCTGAAAATCAAATTGCAATCGAGCTGATCAAAAGATCAGGAAAAACCCTGGCAGCACCAAGTGCAAACCTTTCCGGAAAACCAAGCCCGACATCCTCTGGACATGTTATTGCGGATCTTTCAGGGAGAATCGATGCTGTTGTTGATGGAGGCGACGCAACAATAGGGCTTGAATCAACTGTTATTGACGTAACTTCCGAGATACCTGCGATACTGCGTCCGGGAAAGATCAGCAGGGAAGAACTTGAGGAATGCGTTGGAGGAGTGAAGATTGCCTACGATGACAAAGTCCATCCTGAAAGCGAGACCGTTCGTTCACCAGGAATGAAATATACTCACTATTCTCCCAGAGCAGGTGTAATTCTGGTGGAAGGTGAGCATTCTGCAGTTGTTAAACGGATAAAGGAACTTCTTGAAGACCTGAACATGAGAGATGCAAAAACCGGCCTGATGCTTACTGACGAGTCCGAAAATGATTTTTCTGGTATAGAATCATTCTCCATTGGTAGTAAGAATAAACCCGAACAGGCAGCAAAATATCTCTTTTTTGGTCTTCGAGACCTTGATTTGAGGAATGTAGATATCATTATAGTAGATGGTTCATTTGATTCAAGGGGAATTGGTGCAGCCGTGTTTAACAGGCTTCGCAAGGCGGCAGATATGATAATCAAGGTTCAGTGA